A stretch of DNA from Methylogaea oryzae:
GGCGATAGGCGAACTTCTCCAGCGGGGCCAGCCAGCGATTCGCCGCGGACTCCCCTTGATAAACCCGCGCTATGTAAACGCCCAGCGGTTTGGCCAGGGCCAGCAGCGCGGCGAGGTAGAGCAGGATTTGCAGCCAGCCTTGGCCCGTCATCAGAATTTCTCCGGGTAGAGCAGCGCGGCGACCAGGTAGACGAAGACCAGCAGCGCCAGCAGGGCGCTAAGGAGATAAATGCCGCTCATGGCGCGCCTCGCAATTTTTCGCAGCCGTATACCAACGCCAGGGTGACGGCGAAAAACGCCACGATCAGGAGGATGAAGAGCGATTCCATGGATCACCTGCAAAGCGGGAAAGCGTTGGCGCTTAAGGCAACTCTGAACAAGTCCATCCAGGACTTGTCAGAGATCGCTTTCGAAAAATGCGATTTTCCGAAAGCTCCCCGATCAATGGCTTAGCGCCCTTGATCGGGGCGACACATCCCTGTGTCGCGGGAAGCTCTGACTTGATCAGAGCTTCCTTAAGGGATCACTATGGCAGAGGCGTTGTAAAAATTCCGTATAAATACCGGCCGGCCTTGGCCCAAAGACCGGCGGCGGCTACTTGGCGATGGTGATGCTGGGCACGCCGAATTGGGGCAGTTCGGTCATGGTCATCTGGAACACTTGCGACAGCAGACGGAACGCCTCGCGGTTCCATTGATAGCCGGAATCCGGCTTCACCGCGTAATAACGGCCGTTGAGGTTGACGCTGACGTCGGCGTCGGACGGTTCGCTGTCGGCCACCAGCACTTCCATGGTGTGCACCGGGTTTTCGCTCACCGGCGGGGTTTGCGGATGCCTGGGCACGTCGTATTCCGGCGCTTCGGCGATGTCCTGGCCGATGAAGTCCAGCACGTTGTGGAAGCTGCGGAAGCGGAAGCTGCCGTGGAAGGGGAGTTCGCCGCCGGGATATTCCGGCCGGATGTCCACGGTGATCGCGTTGGGCGGGCCTTGGTCGGCTTCCTCGTGCAGGCGGATGCGTTCCTCGTTGCTGAGCATGGCCGTATCGTAATTGGTGACCAGGATGTGGCCGGTGACGCGCTTGGACAGCCCGGCCAGGGGTCGGCCCGGCACGTAGTCCACGTTGAACTCCTTTTGCAGGGCCGCCAATTGTTCCGGCGACAACGACGCGGCCGGCACGCTCCAACGCCGTTCGAAAATCAGCGGTTCCACATATAAAGCATGGCGGTCCTGCACGGTGGACAAATGCAGCACGGCTTGGCGGAACAGGGGATAGCCGGTGGCGTCGGACGGCCTGTTGAAATACACGACCTCGCGGCCGTCCTTGCGCATGCGCAGCTCGCCGGCGATCAGACGCAGCACCAGGTCCACGTCGGCGCCCTGGCGCAGCAGCATGGTCAGTTTGGTTTCCTGGATGGGCGTCAGCAGCCGGCGGGTGAATTCCTCGCCTTCCATGGGCACGATGCTGACGGTGGGATTTTCCGACACCGTGCCGCCGAAGATGGGCGTGAGCAGCGAACCCGAGCTGCCGGTGAGGGCGGGGGTGGCGCCGGCGTTGAATTGGAAGTTGAAGGTCGCGGCGATATTGGACACGCCGGTGAAATGCATGGGCTGGTGCTGGTGGGC
This window harbors:
- a CDS encoding potassium-transporting ATPase subunit F encodes the protein MSGIYLLSALLALLVFVYLVAALLYPEKF